The following DNA comes from Candidatus Neomarinimicrobiota bacterium.
GCCTCGCGCACGGCCATGCGGGGTCCCACGCTTACAATCGGGGGCAGTTCCTGGCCCTTCATCTGGCGCAGCCGGCGCAGGGATACCCGCTCACGGCTCAGCATGCCCTTGTCCTGCATCCATTCGTCGGAGTAGTGCTTGGACAGATAGCGCGACCCCGTGTCGGGAATGAGGGTGACCACCACCTGGTCGGGGCGCATGCCCGCGGCCACGTCCACCGCTACCTTAACGATGGTACCCGCCGAGCCGCCGGCGAATATGCCCTCTTTGCGGGCCATCTGGCGCGAGGTGTAGAACGAGTCCTCGTCGTCCACGTTGACGATCTCATCCACCAGGTCGATGTCCAGATTGCCGGGAATGATGTCCTCGCCGATACCCTCCACCAGGTAGGGGTGCCCAGGCGAGATTTTCCGCGTCTCCTTGTAGGCCTTCAGAATGCTGCCGTAAGGGTCGGCGGCCCAGATCTTGATTTCGGGGTTGCGTTCCTTCAGGTAGCGGCCCACGCCTGTGATGGTCCCACCCGTCCCCATGGAGGCGACGAAGGCATCGATTTTGCCGTCCATCTGCTCCCAGATTTCCGGCCCGGTGGTGTCGTAATGGGTCTGGGTGTTGGCGAGGTTCTCGTATTGATCGGCCAGCACCGCGCCGGGTGTTTCTTGGGCCAGTCGCCGCGCCACCGAGTAGTACGAGCGGGGATCGTCGGGCTCCACTGCGGTGGGACAGATGATCACTTCCGCCCCCATGGCCCTGAGCAGTCGGCGCTTTTCGTCGCTGACCTTGTCGGGCATGACAAAGATGGCGCCGTAATCCCGCACGGCACACACCAGGGCCAGAGCCATGCCCGTGTTGCCGCTGGTGGCCTCCACCACCACGCCGCCGGGCAGGAGGCGGCCCTCCTGCTCGTAGTTGTTGATGATGGTCAGGGCAATGCGGTCCTTGACGCTGCCCCCGGGGCTGAGATACTCCACCTTGGCCCACAGGGCCGCGCCGTTGGGGTCGGCCAGCTTGTTGATGCGCAGCATGGGGGTACTGCCGAACAGCTCCAGGATGGTGTCGGCCTTGAGCAGATG
Coding sequences within:
- a CDS encoding pyridoxal-phosphate dependent enzyme; protein product: MAHLLKADTILELFGSTPMLRINKLADPNGAALWAKVEYLSPGGSVKDRIALTIINNYEQEGRLLPGGVVVEATSGNTGMALALVCAVRDYGAIFVMPDKVSDEKRRLLRAMGAEVIICPTAVEPDDPRSYYSVARRLAQETPGAVLADQYENLANTQTHYDTTGPEIWEQMDGKIDAFVASMGTGGTITGVGRYLKERNPEIKIWAADPYGSILKAYKETRKISPGHPYLVEGIGEDIIPGNLDIDLVDEIVNVDDEDSFYTSRQMARKEGIFAGGSAGTIVKVAVDVAAGMRPDQVVVTLIPDTGSRYLSKHYSDEWMQDKGMLSRERVSLRRLRQMKGQELPPIVSVGPRMAVREALALMTKHNVSQLPVLDGPANLGSVRESSLLAAALEDMAGLDSAVEEVMEQAFPAVEESASVAHSIQLLLKHQAVILTKDSRPVGLITRHDVINFADGK